One Neobacillus niacini DNA window includes the following coding sequences:
- a CDS encoding glycosyltransferase family 2 protein has product MITISLCMIVKNEEDTIARCLDSVKDLVDEIIIVDTGSTDKTKEIVSQYTDHILDFQWIEDFAAARNFAFKNAKMDYIFWLDADDVLMEDDCKKFSKLKETLDTTIDSVTMHYNLNIDEKGKVITSLRRNRLVKRKNNFQWYGAVHEYLEVWGNILHSEVAVTHCSIHHHSDRNLLIYENRLKHGEQFSPRDLFYYANELLEHDKLEDAIKYYKQFLATNNGWVEDYISACGRLADCYNAIGDHENELHYILKSFEYDSPRADFCCRLGYRFLHNNHPYQALFWYKLATQLEKPTDNLGMINHACWTWLPHLQLCVCYSQIGNHALAYTHNEIARQYLPDHPSILHNKHYLEHLLQ; this is encoded by the coding sequence ATGATTACAATTAGTCTTTGCATGATTGTAAAAAATGAAGAGGACACTATTGCAAGATGTCTTGATTCGGTAAAAGACCTTGTAGATGAAATCATTATAGTAGACACAGGTTCAACAGATAAAACGAAAGAAATTGTATCTCAATATACGGATCATATTCTCGACTTCCAATGGATTGAAGACTTTGCTGCAGCCCGTAATTTCGCTTTTAAAAACGCCAAAATGGATTACATTTTTTGGTTAGATGCGGATGATGTTTTAATGGAAGATGATTGCAAAAAATTTTCAAAGTTGAAGGAGACACTTGACACTACTATTGATTCAGTCACCATGCATTATAATCTGAACATTGATGAAAAAGGAAAAGTCATTACGAGCCTGCGGCGTAATCGCCTTGTAAAAAGGAAAAATAACTTCCAATGGTATGGGGCAGTACACGAGTACTTGGAAGTTTGGGGAAATATTCTACACAGCGAGGTTGCTGTTACCCATTGTAGTATACATCACCACTCTGACCGTAATCTCCTTATCTATGAAAACCGTCTAAAACACGGTGAACAATTCTCTCCCAGAGACTTATTTTACTATGCAAACGAACTGCTTGAACACGATAAGCTTGAGGATGCTATCAAGTACTATAAACAATTTTTAGCAACAAATAATGGATGGGTAGAAGATTACATTTCTGCATGTGGCAGGCTTGCCGATTGTTATAATGCAATAGGTGATCATGAAAACGAGCTTCATTATATATTAAAATCTTTTGAATACGACTCACCTCGAGCTGATTTTTGCTGCAGATTAGGGTACAGGTTCCTTCATAATAATCACCCCTATCAAGCTCTTTTTTGGTACAAACTGGCTACCCAACTCGAAAAGCCCACTGACAATTTGGGGATGATTAACCATGCTTGCTGGACTTGGCTTCCGCATTTACAATTATGCGTGTGTTACTCACAAATAGGGAACCATGCACTAGCCTATACACATAACGAGATCGCCCGTCAATACCTTCCTGATCATCCAAGTATTCTTCATAATAAGCATTATTTAGAACATCTATTACAATAA
- a CDS encoding IS110 family transposase — protein MKFKMQDKQNQLIERISIKHLIVGIDIAQQFHVARAVNFRGIVIGDPLTFENNEDGFARLIQWINRLKALKGLDTTIVGMEPTGHYWVNLSKWLYERNIEVVTVNPHLVKRNKENRDNTQSKSDKKDALVIADMVKNGYYSFIRPSSEIFEKLRVLMSNRDMTVKRLVSAVNQINRWVDIVFPELRQVFKDVKGKGAIATLRLFPTPLEISSMKPQDIVNGWKTLMKRQAGLRKAQLLIELATHSVGTPQALDAYKLHLEQLLEEFDLATAQLERVEKEVTEVLSKIPFAKKLLAIKGISEIALAGILGEAGDLSGFAHGNSLLRHAGLHLAEASSGKWKGQIVLSKRGRSRLRRFLYLATMSLVMNNPDFKELHSNNVNVKKMKKMKSIMKLINKFARILVGMARKNESYRSDKVQPLISIAA, from the coding sequence ATGAAGTTTAAAATGCAAGACAAACAAAATCAACTAATTGAAAGAATTTCGATCAAACATCTTATTGTCGGAATAGATATAGCCCAACAGTTTCACGTTGCTCGTGCCGTAAACTTCCGTGGCATTGTTATTGGTGATCCTCTAACGTTCGAAAATAATGAAGATGGCTTTGCTAGATTAATACAATGGATTAATCGGTTGAAAGCTTTAAAGGGCTTAGATACAACGATCGTTGGTATGGAGCCAACCGGACACTACTGGGTTAACTTATCAAAATGGCTTTATGAAAGAAATATTGAAGTAGTGACAGTAAACCCCCACCTTGTAAAAAGAAATAAAGAAAATCGTGATAATACCCAATCTAAAAGTGATAAAAAAGATGCCTTAGTTATCGCTGATATGGTGAAGAATGGCTATTATTCGTTTATTCGCCCTTCTTCAGAAATCTTTGAAAAACTACGAGTCTTAATGTCTAATCGTGACATGACCGTAAAAAGACTTGTTAGTGCTGTAAATCAGATTAACCGTTGGGTAGATATTGTTTTCCCAGAACTTCGGCAAGTTTTCAAAGATGTTAAAGGAAAAGGGGCAATCGCAACACTTCGCTTATTCCCTACCCCACTTGAAATTAGTTCAATGAAACCACAGGATATCGTGAACGGCTGGAAAACCTTAATGAAACGACAAGCTGGTTTAAGAAAGGCACAACTACTTATTGAATTAGCTACCCATTCTGTTGGTACACCACAAGCTCTTGATGCTTATAAATTACACTTGGAACAATTACTTGAAGAATTCGATCTAGCTACAGCCCAACTGGAAAGAGTTGAAAAGGAAGTCACTGAAGTTCTTAGTAAAATACCTTTCGCTAAAAAATTGCTTGCCATTAAAGGCATAAGCGAAATTGCACTTGCAGGTATTTTAGGAGAAGCTGGAGATCTCAGTGGTTTTGCTCATGGTAATTCTTTATTACGACATGCAGGGTTACATTTAGCAGAGGCAAGTTCAGGTAAATGGAAAGGACAAATTGTCCTCTCAAAACGAGGAAGGTCCCGTTTACGACGCTTTTTGTACCTAGCGACAATGAGCCTTGTCATGAACAACCCCGATTTTAAAGAATTGCATTCTAATAATGTTAATGTAAAAAAGATGAAGAAAATGAAGTCCATCATGAAACTAATAAATAAATTCGCAAGAATTCTAGTAGGAATGGCAAGAAAAAATGAATCTTATCGTTCCGACAAAGTACAACCTTTAATTTCAATAGCTGCTTAA